One Pullulanibacillus sp. KACC 23026 DNA segment encodes these proteins:
- a CDS encoding nitronate monooxygenase: MLRTKLIDLLNSHYPIIQAPMAGGITTSQLVAEVSSCGGLGMIGAGYMTPDQIREQTSEIKQLTSRQFGINLFVPNDLPVSEKNIEWANEKLESICKELKVQHPDRIEVPNYKHLVNQFYEQIKVLIEEKIPICSFTFGLPSEPIIKELKQHSIILIGTATTVSEAIEVENKGMDIVVVQGSEAGGHRGDFLKDTQESLIGLMSLIPQVVDHVKIPIVAAGGIMDRRGLMASLCLGAQGVQMGTAFLTCIESGAHPLHKEAILGTTEDQIVLTRAFSGKWARGIKNRFISEMQEYESSLPAFPVQNSLTKSIRKAAALEGKKDFMSLWSGQSPRLAKNQRVSTLMKSLIDEQSKSFEDLT, encoded by the coding sequence ATGTTGAGAACTAAACTAATAGACCTTTTAAACAGTCATTATCCGATTATACAGGCACCAATGGCGGGGGGAATCACAACGTCTCAATTGGTAGCAGAAGTATCTAGTTGCGGTGGTTTAGGGATGATTGGAGCGGGTTATATGACCCCTGATCAAATAAGAGAACAAACGAGTGAAATTAAGCAGTTAACCTCAAGGCAATTTGGTATTAATCTGTTTGTCCCGAATGATCTTCCTGTTTCAGAAAAAAACATCGAATGGGCAAATGAAAAATTGGAATCTATATGTAAGGAATTAAAGGTTCAACACCCTGATCGTATTGAAGTCCCCAACTATAAACATCTGGTTAACCAATTTTATGAACAGATTAAGGTGCTGATCGAAGAAAAGATTCCAATTTGTTCCTTTACATTTGGCCTTCCTTCAGAACCAATTATTAAAGAGTTAAAACAACACTCGATAATTTTGATCGGAACAGCTACCACTGTTTCTGAGGCTATTGAAGTTGAAAATAAAGGAATGGACATAGTGGTTGTTCAAGGAAGTGAGGCTGGCGGGCATCGAGGGGATTTTCTAAAAGACACTCAAGAAAGTTTAATTGGACTTATGTCCTTGATTCCTCAAGTTGTTGACCATGTCAAGATCCCTATTGTTGCTGCTGGTGGGATAATGGATCGAAGAGGACTCATGGCTTCGCTTTGTTTAGGAGCACAAGGCGTTCAGATGGGTACCGCCTTTTTAACATGTATTGAAAGTGGTGCACATCCGCTTCATAAAGAGGCTATTCTCGGGACCACAGAGGATCAGATTGTCTTAACTCGCGCATTCTCAGGCAAGTGGGCAAGGGGGATAAAAAATAGATTTATTTCAGAAATGCAGGAATATGAATCGTCTTTACCTGCTTTTCCAGTTCAAAATTCATTAACTAAGAGTATAAGAAAGGCTGCGGCTTTAGAAGGAAAAAAGGACTTTATGTCGCTTTGGTCCGGTCAGAGCCCAAGACTCGCCAAAAACCAACGTGTATCAACGTTAATGAAATCATTAATTGATGAGCAGTCTAAATCTTTCGAAGACTTAACTTGA
- a CDS encoding GntR family transcriptional regulator: MDTPLYEQIFNDLLMQIKTGKLSPNDRVPSEKELAVQFQVSRITSKKSLDKLAQIGVIERIRGKGSYVTNRLPDFAELDLQEDAQSKMTELDTKAGLIGLIVPDFLSDGYGRDLLRSIEKQCSKYQLNLIIKCTYGVQEEEELAIKTLIQRGVKGLIIYPVNGEHYTEALLRLVVDKFPLVLVDRYLKGIPANAVYTDHREASIKITDYLLDRGHRYIAFISPPEEFTSSIEERLTGFTSAHLQRGLAVNPDYMITELFSTLPIFDFNHEFIEDQLKLEAFIHRNPQVSAFIACEYEIALVLSHVLKKLGKRVPEDYSIACFDHPKIPNTDVVITHIKQNETKMGIKAVNNILDQLNQKDGPIQTVIDFCLIEGSSTKEVLKV, from the coding sequence ATGGATACGCCATTATATGAACAGATATTTAACGATTTGCTGATGCAAATAAAGACAGGAAAGTTATCTCCTAATGACCGCGTGCCCTCCGAAAAGGAACTGGCCGTTCAATTTCAAGTTAGTCGAATTACGTCAAAAAAATCATTAGATAAACTTGCTCAGATAGGTGTTATTGAACGAATACGTGGGAAAGGCTCTTATGTGACCAATCGCTTGCCTGACTTTGCTGAATTAGATCTGCAAGAAGATGCCCAGTCTAAAATGACTGAGCTTGATACAAAAGCGGGCCTCATCGGATTGATTGTTCCGGATTTTCTTTCAGACGGTTATGGTAGAGATCTTTTAAGAAGCATAGAGAAGCAATGTTCTAAGTATCAACTTAATTTGATTATTAAATGTACATATGGTGTTCAAGAGGAAGAAGAATTAGCCATAAAAACTTTAATTCAGCGGGGCGTGAAAGGACTTATTATCTACCCTGTAAACGGAGAACATTATACTGAGGCTCTTCTGAGACTGGTTGTTGACAAATTCCCATTGGTACTAGTTGATCGTTATTTAAAAGGGATTCCGGCTAATGCGGTTTACACCGACCATAGAGAGGCATCCATAAAGATTACGGATTATTTATTAGACCGAGGTCATAGGTATATCGCTTTTATTTCACCTCCTGAAGAGTTCACATCCTCTATCGAAGAACGCCTAACAGGGTTTACGTCTGCCCATCTACAAAGGGGGCTTGCAGTTAACCCGGATTATATGATTACTGAATTGTTTAGTACACTTCCTATTTTTGATTTCAATCACGAATTTATAGAGGATCAGTTAAAATTGGAAGCGTTTATCCACAGAAATCCTCAAGTTTCTGCGTTCATCGCCTGTGAATATGAAATTGCCTTGGTATTGTCTCATGTTCTTAAAAAGCTTGGAAAGCGGGTGCCAGAGGATTATTCCATTGCCTGCTTTGACCATCCCAAAATACCTAATACCGATGTTGTCATCACACATATTAAGCAAAATGAAACGAAGATGGGGATTAAGGCTGTAAATAATATCCTCGATCAACTCAATCAGAAAGATGGCCCTATCCAAACGGTCATTGATTTTTGTTTGATAGAAGGAAGTTCCACTAAAGAGGTATTAAAAGTATGA
- a CDS encoding extracellular solute-binding protein has protein sequence MKRFLKKSLVGAVTLTMAISLSACGGNSSASSGTTTNKSGGGGSGSSSGSKTITIAYQNYGSPPNYTQEWLNKAKTAFEKQHSGVTIKLEPISASENDFYTKIDLMMKSASTAPDIVTEDTFLINSDASAGYLAPLNKYVNSWSDWYEFSNAMKKGSTGADGNVYGVPYSTDTRGLWYNTEIFKKVGLPVPWTPKNWNDVLKAAKTIKAKDPSVEVPFYAQVGKATGEATSMQTFEMLLYGTNDTLYDNSTKKWIVKSQGFLDSLKFIQTLSQDKLNAPLSVLLTGQADQTMAQQLAPKGQVGIALDGNWIPGNWLPNGAAPWPDATKVMKLAAMPTQNGQDPGFTSLAGGWTLSISKLSQNKDLAAQFIELAVNKENDEWFDVHAGNLSPRTDVGKDPSYTNTPGQEYGAASSFVKFAHFRPANPEYPTVSTQIQAVVEAVATGAETPEQAMDQYAASVQRIVGASHTETK, from the coding sequence ATGAAGCGTTTTTTAAAGAAAAGTTTAGTTGGTGCTGTTACATTGACCATGGCTATTTCTTTAAGCGCATGTGGCGGTAATAGCTCAGCGTCATCTGGCACAACCACAAATAAATCAGGCGGGGGAGGTTCAGGCTCCAGCTCGGGTTCTAAGACCATCACGATTGCCTATCAAAATTACGGATCACCACCAAACTATACGCAGGAATGGTTAAACAAGGCTAAAACGGCATTTGAGAAACAACATTCTGGAGTCACAATTAAACTAGAACCTATTTCGGCTTCTGAGAATGATTTTTATACAAAGATTGATTTAATGATGAAGTCAGCAAGTACGGCTCCAGATATTGTTACCGAAGATACGTTCTTAATTAATTCGGATGCGTCAGCTGGTTATTTGGCACCTCTTAATAAGTATGTGAATAGCTGGTCGGATTGGTATGAATTTAGCAATGCTATGAAGAAAGGGAGCACAGGAGCTGACGGAAATGTTTACGGTGTTCCATACAGCACAGACACGCGTGGTCTTTGGTATAACACGGAAATCTTTAAAAAGGTCGGCCTTCCAGTTCCATGGACACCTAAAAACTGGAATGATGTATTAAAAGCTGCAAAAACCATTAAGGCAAAAGATCCAAGTGTTGAAGTGCCCTTTTATGCGCAAGTAGGCAAGGCAACAGGGGAAGCCACTTCTATGCAAACTTTTGAAATGCTCCTCTATGGGACAAATGATACCTTATACGATAACTCAACAAAGAAATGGATTGTTAAAAGCCAAGGTTTCTTAGACTCCCTTAAATTTATTCAGACACTCTCCCAAGATAAATTAAACGCACCTTTATCTGTTTTATTAACCGGTCAAGCTGATCAAACTATGGCCCAACAGTTGGCTCCAAAAGGTCAGGTAGGTATAGCATTGGATGGAAACTGGATTCCAGGTAACTGGCTACCAAATGGTGCCGCTCCATGGCCAGATGCGACAAAAGTGATGAAATTGGCTGCTATGCCAACTCAGAATGGGCAAGATCCCGGATTTACTTCATTAGCTGGCGGTTGGACACTGTCCATTTCTAAGCTATCACAAAACAAAGATTTAGCAGCACAATTTATAGAGTTAGCAGTTAATAAAGAAAACGATGAATGGTTTGATGTGCATGCGGGTAACCTTTCACCTCGTACAGATGTTGGAAAGGATCCATCTTATACCAATACACCAGGTCAAGAATACGGAGCCGCATCTTCTTTCGTTAAATTTGCTCATTTCCGTCCTGCTAATCCTGAATACCCAACTGTTTCTACTCAAATTCAAGCAGTCGTTGAAGCCGTGGCAACAGGTGCTGAAACACCGGAGCAAGCTATGGACCAATATGCCGCAAGTGTTCAACGAATTGTAGGAGCGAGCCATACTGAAACGAAATAA
- a CDS encoding sugar ABC transporter permease — translation MGLEIATKQANQKTIRSRRNKRDGLRAILFLFPTWVLLLVFFFLPIVLTFYYAFTNMSLTGVGSAHTQFIGFANFTAMFKDPSFRISVINTIIFLLLSAIVGQQVLGLIIALLMDEKKRWFRSLIGILVIAGWVTPEIVVAFIWFAFLNTSGTLDVTLGWFGIKPISWLTSFPMVSVIVANVWHGTAFSMLVYQAALGDVPKDIQEAAKIDGASGWQRLWKITIPMIRGSIVTNMVLITLQTLGLFTLIYALTGGGPGTSTETLPIYMYQAAFSSYQLGYGTAISLILLLIGIIFSVGYIKVSKVNL, via the coding sequence ATGGGGTTGGAGATTGCAACAAAACAAGCCAATCAAAAAACGATCCGCTCAAGACGAAATAAGAGGGATGGTCTCCGTGCTATTTTATTTTTGTTCCCTACGTGGGTGTTGCTTCTTGTCTTTTTCTTTTTACCAATTGTCCTGACCTTTTATTATGCGTTTACCAATATGTCTTTGACAGGTGTGGGGTCTGCTCATACACAATTTATCGGATTTGCTAATTTTACAGCTATGTTTAAGGACCCAAGTTTCCGAATCAGTGTCATTAACACCATTATTTTTCTCCTTTTATCTGCAATTGTTGGTCAACAGGTTTTGGGACTCATTATTGCTTTGTTAATGGACGAAAAGAAACGATGGTTCCGCAGTCTCATAGGAATTTTAGTTATAGCCGGATGGGTGACACCAGAGATTGTAGTGGCCTTCATATGGTTCGCCTTTTTAAATACTAGCGGAACCTTGGATGTGACCTTAGGCTGGTTTGGGATTAAACCGATCTCTTGGTTAACAAGTTTTCCAATGGTAAGTGTGATCGTCGCAAATGTCTGGCATGGAACTGCTTTTTCAATGTTAGTTTATCAAGCCGCACTTGGTGACGTCCCAAAAGATATTCAAGAAGCTGCCAAAATTGATGGCGCTAGCGGCTGGCAAAGATTATGGAAAATTACCATCCCGATGATTCGCGGTTCAATCGTGACAAATATGGTCTTAATTACACTCCAGACTCTTGGCCTATTTACGTTAATTTATGCTCTGACAGGAGGCGGCCCTGGCACTTCAACGGAGACCCTTCCGATCTATATGTATCAAGCGGCTTTCTCAAGCTATCAACTCGGATATGGGACAGCAATTTCACTCATTCTGTTACTAATTGGGATTATTTTTAGTGTTGGTTATATCAAGGTTTCCAAAGTTAATTTATAA
- a CDS encoding carbohydrate ABC transporter permease encodes MGNMQRKQFFISKVIPYTILTIIGILFIIPLLWMILASFDSHASLKAALPQQWTLGNFRSVLTNPSNIQSFVNGVILSLGQSILVVILAGLAAYPLSRYQLKYKRPFMYTILFSTGLPITAVMVPVYELFVHFHLQDSIIWTMIFLTASSLPYAIWIMKNFMDSVPLELEEAAWVDGGSILQTLSRIVMPLMLPGVFTVGIFTFSGSWGNFFVPFILIQTPSKLPASVSIYQFFGQYGMVQYGQLAAFSFIYTIPAVLLYILSQRFMSQGFNFSGGTKG; translated from the coding sequence ATGGGAAACATGCAGCGTAAACAGTTTTTTATTTCGAAGGTCATTCCTTATACCATACTGACGATCATTGGAATTCTATTTATTATCCCTCTTTTATGGATGATATTGGCTTCCTTTGATAGTCATGCTTCATTAAAAGCCGCTCTGCCTCAGCAATGGACATTAGGGAATTTTCGTTCAGTTCTTACCAATCCGTCTAATATTCAATCATTTGTAAATGGTGTCATCTTATCACTTGGCCAGTCGATTCTTGTTGTCATTCTTGCTGGTTTAGCTGCGTACCCGCTTTCAAGATACCAGTTAAAATATAAAAGACCTTTTATGTACACCATACTCTTCTCAACGGGACTTCCAATAACCGCCGTAATGGTTCCAGTCTATGAATTATTTGTTCATTTTCATTTACAAGATTCTATTATTTGGACAATGATCTTTTTAACGGCCTCATCGCTTCCTTATGCGATTTGGATCATGAAAAATTTCATGGATTCTGTTCCGCTAGAGCTAGAAGAAGCAGCTTGGGTAGATGGCGGTTCTATTTTGCAAACCTTATCTCGAATCGTGATGCCATTAATGCTGCCAGGCGTCTTTACAGTAGGTATCTTTACTTTTTCAGGAAGCTGGGGGAACTTTTTTGTTCCGTTTATTTTGATACAGACACCATCCAAATTGCCGGCATCAGTTAGTATTTATCAATTTTTCGGCCAATATGGAATGGTGCAATACGGGCAATTGGCTGCCTTCTCATTTATATATACAATTCCTGCTGTTCTCTTGTATATCTTGTCACAGCGCTTCATGTCTCAAGGATTTAATTTTAGCGGGGGAACCAAAGGATAG